The following coding sequences are from one Primulina eburnea isolate SZY01 chromosome 15, ASM2296580v1, whole genome shotgun sequence window:
- the LOC140814980 gene encoding thioredoxin-like protein Clot: MPMKVLDATISTFEGVLEKFRSEGANNKANLILFLADKDPSTNLSWCPDCVRAEPVIYKKLEESSDNVALLRAYVGDRPTWRNPHHPWRTDSRFKLKGVPTLIRWEDDGIKARLEDHEAHLEQKVNSLLSEN, translated from the exons ATGCCAATGAAGGTGTTAGATGCAACAATTTCGACATTTGAAGGTGTCTTGGAGAAATTCAGAAGCGAAGGAGCAAATAACAAAGCTAATCTTATCCTTTTCTTGGCCGACAAAGATCCCTCCACCAATCTTAGTTGGTGTCCTG ATTGTGTGAGAGCTGAACCTGTGATATACAAAAAGCTAGAAGAGTCGTCTGATAATGTTGCGCTTTTGAGAGCATATGTTGGAGATCGGCCAACTTGGCGAAATCCCCACCATCCATGGAGAACGGACTCGAGGTTCAAACTCAAGGGAGTTCCCACATTAATCCGTTGGGAAGACGATGGTATAAAAGCTCGTCTCGAAGACCATGAAGCCCATCTTGAGCAGAAAGTCAACTCCCTTTTATCTGAGAATTAA
- the LOC140814346 gene encoding chaperone protein dnaJ GFA2, mitochondrial-like yields MVRCHGFRLARRCLDSLLLHSPPPSLYESLWKGDRRSFSSVLCDRWKALFNSDFRNECGEKHWLGLGLFNSNLGAARLIHATAQLSRDFYDILGVSKNATASEIKKSYYGLAKKLHPDTNKSDPEAEKKFQEVQKAYEVLKDEEKRQQYDQLGHEAFEQASNGGGPGFNPFEGAGFNPFQDIFKNADIFNIFNRNMGGEDIKVSVELSFMEAVQGCTRTLSILTDLACETCGGTGVPPGTKPETCKRCRGSGMIISQNGPFTLQSTCPSCGGAGKIVSSFCKSCKGKRVLRGPKTVTLKVIAGVDNDETIKVPRSGGADPDGNQPGDLYVMIKVREDPVFRREGADIHVDAVLSITQAILGGTIQVPTLSGDVVLKVRPGTQPGQKVVLRKKGIKVRNSFSFGDQYVHFTVTIPTNLTQRQRQLIEQFVKEEQGETDKEAAAGASG; encoded by the exons ATGGTACGGTGCCACGGCTTCCGGCTCGCGCGCCGCTGCCTCGATTCATTGCTCCTTCACAGTCCCCCTCCCTCC TTGTACGAATCTTTATGGAAAGGGGACCGCAGGAGCTTCAGCTCCGTGTTGTGCGATCGGTGGAAGGCCCTTTTTAATTCCGATTTTAGAAATG AATGTGGTGAAAAACACTGGCTGGGGCTAGGATTATTCAATAGCAATCTGGGAGCAGCACGGTTGATTCATGCCACTG CGCAATTGTCAagagatttttatgatatactTGGTGTCAGTAAAAACGCAACGGCATCCGAAATCAAGAAATCTTATTATGGG CTTGCGAAAAAGTTACATCCAGATACAAATAAAAGTGACCCTGAAGCTGAAAAGAAATTTCAAGAAGTTCAAAAAGCTTATGAG GTGTTGAAAGATGAAGAAAAGCGCCAGCAATATGATCAG CTTGGTCATGAAGCTTTTGAGCAAGCCAGTAATGGTGGAGGTCCTGGATTTAATCCATTTGAAGGAGCTGGTTTTAATCCTTTCCAGGACATCTTTAAAAATGCAGAT ATTTTCAACATCTTCAATAGGAACATGGGTGGTGAAGACATCAAG GTTTCTGTTGAACTGTCGTTTATGGAAGCTGTCCAAGGATGTACCAGAACTCTATCAATCCTGACTGATTTGGCTTGCGAAACTTGTG GTGGAACTGGTGTCCCTCCTGGGACTAAGCCTGAAACTTGCAAGCGTTGTAGAGGCTCTGGCATG ATTATATCACAAAATGGTCCTTTCACACTTCAATCTACTTGTCCAAGTTGCGGAGGAGCTGGAAAAATTGTATCG AGCTTCTGCAAGTCCTGCAAGGGCAAGCGAGTGTTGAGAGGGCCAAAAACAGTTACATTGAAAGTCATCGCTG GGGTGGACAACGACGAAACTATTAAGGTTCCCAGAAGTGGTGGTGCAGATCCTGATGGGAATCAACCTGGTGATCTTTATGTTATGATCAAG GTCAGAGAAGATCCAGTATTCCGTAGAGAAGGGGCGGATATCCATGTTGATGCTGTTTTGAGCATCACTCAG GCGATTCTCGGAGGAACCATCCAGGTGCCCACTCTGTCGGGGGATGTTGTTCTTAAG GTTCGCCCTGGCACTCAACCTGGCCAAAAGGTTGTCTTAAGGAAAAAAG GTATTAAAGTCAGAAACTCCTTTTCATTCGGAGATCAGTATGTTCATTTCACCGTCACCATTCCAAC AAACTTGACCCAGAGGCAGCGCCAATTGATTGAGCAGTTTGTGAAAGAAGAGCAAGGGGAAACTGATAAAGAGGCTGCTGCAGGTGCATCAGGTTGA
- the LOC140814128 gene encoding histone H3.2, whose protein sequence is MARTKQTARKSTGGKAPRKQLATKAARKSAPATGGVKKPHRFRPGTVALREIRKYQKSTELLIRKLPFQRLVREIAQDFKTDLRFQSSAVAALQEAAEAYLVGLFEDTNLCAIHAKRVTIMPKDIQLARRIRGERA, encoded by the coding sequence ATGGCGCGTACGAAGCAGACTGCTCGGAAGTCCACCGGCGGCAAAGCCCCAAGAAAGCAGCTTGCCACCAAGGCCGCCAGGAAATCAGCCCCCGCAACCGGCGGAGTCAAGAAGCCCCACCGCTTCCGCCCCGGAACCGTCGCCCTCCGTGAGATCCGTAAGTACCAGAAGTCCACTGAGCTCCTCATACGCAAGCTCCCGTTCCAGAGGCTGGTCAGAGAAATTGCTCAGGACTTCAAGACTGATCTGAGGTTCCAGAGCTCCGCCGTGGCGGCGCTGCAGGAGGCGGCGGAGGCATACCTTGTTGGGCTTTTCGAGGACACCAATCTTTGTGCTATTCACGCCAAGAGAGTCACCATCATGCCCAAGGATATTCAGCTTGCTAGGAGAATCAGGGGCGAGAGAGCTTAG